One Triticum dicoccoides isolate Atlit2015 ecotype Zavitan chromosome 4B, WEW_v2.0, whole genome shotgun sequence genomic window carries:
- the LOC119292461 gene encoding probable transcription factor At3g04930, whose amino-acid sequence MASDQTLPLPPLLLPSSPNPNQKLPIKRRSPPRPSSSPSSSAGAASSGQGQNPPFKFQRIWSESDELRFLQGLLGCGAQGLVFPRDLNVFYDRFSESMPQPYTRSQLSEKLRRLKNKHRNVASRVARGLDPARLAPHDRDVLHLCSRLWDPANAATSPFAAAAAPASSSGNKRRRSNPAVVPPQTLDVPAPSGDSNSHGYNGIGSSTPGATAFPDENGAEDVMYLEQESGHHLYFDDGAAFVADGNLDGITLDGIALDQAETMAVLTDVGDNGVVAGDNGVVGNDAAPQNAVNNGGNSQNGNCNVLLPRSSEHRMARAVLDVFEECLREAKADGIVNGGNAQESELARRWRAQRIDELDVLSRRLRLIIEDATAAGH is encoded by the exons ATGGCCTCGGACCAAACCCTCCCACTCCCACCGCTACTCCTCCCGTCCAGCCCCAACCCCAACCAG AAACTCCCCATCAAGCGCCGCTCCCCGCCGCGcccctcctcctcgccctcctcctccgccggcgccgcctcctccgGCCAGGGCCAGAACCCGCCCTTCAAGTTCCAGCGCATCTGGTCCGAGTCCGACGAGCTGCGCTTCCTGCAGGGCCTCCTCGGCTGCGGCGCGCAGGGCCTCGTCTTCCCGCGCGACCTCAACGTCTTCTACGACCGCTTCTCCGAGTCCATGCCGCAGCCCTACACCCGCTCCCAGCTCTCCGAGAAGCTCCGCCGCCTCAAGAACAAGCACCGCAACGTCGCCTCCCGCGTCGCCAGGGGCCTCGACCCCGCCCGCCTCGCCCCGCACGACCGCGACGTCCTCCACCTCTGCTCCCGCCTCTGGGaccccgccaacgccgccacctcgcccttcgccgccgccgccgcgcccgccagcTCCTCGGGGAACAAGCGCCGCCGCTCCAACCCTGCCGTCGTGCCGCCGCAGACGCTCGACGTCCCGGCCCCCTCGGGGGACAGCAACTCCCATGGATACAATGGGATCGGTTCCTCCACCCCTGGCGCCACCGCCTTCCCCGATGAGAACGGCGCCGAGGATGTGATGTATCTCGAGCAGGAGAGCGGGCATCACCTCTATTTCGACGACGGCGCTGCCTTTGTTGCCGACGGCAACCTTGATGGGATTACATTGGACGGGATTGCGCTGGACCAGGCTGAGACCATGGCTGTTCTCACCGATGTCGGTGACAATGGAGTTGTTGCCGGTGACAATGGGGTTGTTGGCAACGATGCAGCTCCCCAAAATGCTGTGAACAATGGAGGTAACAGTCAGAACGGTAACTGCAATGTATTGCTGCCGCGTAGCAGCGAGCATCGGATGGCAAGGGCCGTGCTGGATGTATTTGAGGAGTGTTTGAGAGAGGCAAAGGCCGATGGAATAGTCAATGGTGGCAATGCCCAGGAAAGCGAACTCGCCAGGCGATGGAGGGCGCAGAGGATTGATGAGCTTGATGTGTTGAGCCGAAGGCTCAGGTTGATCATTGAGGATGCTACTGCCGCTGGGCACTAA